The Candidatus Omnitrophota bacterium nucleotide sequence CTCATAAAGGGCGTTGCCGGAAGGAATTTCTTTCTTTAATTGACGATAGGCTTGGATCATTTCCTGCAAAGCGTCTTGCAGCATGATTCGACATTCCTCAAGCGTTTTTCCTTCGGTGACGATTTCCGGCCACTCAATCAATTGGCCCATGTATCCGCGAGAAATCTTCGTATATTTGGCCGTATATGTGATTATCATGTAGTTATCGATCTTTTTCATCATTGAAAATTATGAGCCTCATGCAAAACTCCATAATTCTTCCCCCATGCTTGGGGGAGGTTAGGAGGCAATGTCATTAAGTTAAGACATAACGTGACGAAATTCCATTCCCTCGCCCTCTGGGAGAGGGTTAGGGTGAGGGATTTTAAATTCAACAAATTCATGCTATTAGATTTGTTGATATTTTCGATTAAGGAATTAGACTATCCTTAACTTAACGACATTG carries:
- a CDS encoding type II toxin-antitoxin system HicB family antitoxin — protein: MIITYTAKYTKISRGYMGQLIEWPEIVTEGKTLEECRIMLQDALQEMIQAYRQLKKEIPSGNALYEPFPAEIEAYP